In the genome of Segatella copri, one region contains:
- the traM gene encoding conjugative transposon protein TraM → MDALKKINWKQPKYMIPLIIYFPLLFVGYFVIDLFHTEKAEVPDGLTTTEYLNPDLPDAKMKGDGIGNKYESMLKSYGKIDDYSAVGNIERNEEDTKEEYDTKYSDEERKLVEAQEAEKLSEMQRQLQESAQKGQEIAKGNNSAENDRLARGKQREQEAMEELNRAIAQARMQAQQVSTPSMQAEVTAKTGDAKEGKVEIPEKKKTDDEPHEVVKKVKVTSDYFNTLCDNDKEAGLIKAIIDENIKAVDGSRVRLRLLDDIVINETVIHKGSYIYATMSGFGSQRVKGTVKSIMVDDDIVKVNLSLYDTDGLEGLYVPSSQFRETTKDVGSGALSNTSTLTNSTSTGGGNLASWGAQAVTNAVQKTSNAISKAIKKNSAKLKYGTFVYLINSRSNQKEK, encoded by the coding sequence ATGGACGCATTGAAAAAGATTAACTGGAAACAGCCCAAGTATATGATACCGCTTATCATTTACTTCCCTCTGTTGTTTGTCGGCTACTTCGTCATTGACCTCTTTCATACGGAGAAGGCAGAGGTTCCTGATGGTCTCACAACGACAGAATATCTTAATCCTGACCTGCCTGATGCCAAGATGAAGGGAGACGGTATTGGTAACAAGTATGAGAGCATGCTTAAATCATACGGTAAGATAGACGATTATTCAGCAGTAGGAAACATTGAACGCAATGAAGAAGATACCAAGGAAGAGTATGATACAAAGTACTCAGATGAAGAACGTAAACTGGTCGAAGCCCAGGAAGCCGAGAAGCTCTCTGAGATGCAAAGGCAGCTACAGGAGAGCGCACAGAAAGGCCAGGAAATCGCCAAAGGCAACAATTCTGCAGAAAATGATCGCTTAGCTCGTGGCAAACAGCGTGAGCAGGAGGCGATGGAAGAACTCAATCGAGCCATTGCCCAGGCAAGGATGCAGGCTCAGCAGGTCTCTACCCCATCCATGCAGGCCGAAGTAACTGCCAAAACGGGCGATGCCAAGGAAGGAAAGGTTGAAATTCCGGAAAAGAAGAAGACCGATGATGAACCTCATGAGGTCGTCAAGAAGGTCAAGGTTACTTCCGACTACTTCAACACCCTGTGTGACAATGACAAGGAAGCTGGACTTATCAAGGCTATCATAGACGAGAATATCAAGGCGGTGGATGGATCAAGAGTACGACTTCGTCTGCTCGATGATATTGTCATCAATGAAACGGTCATTCATAAAGGCTCCTACATCTATGCCACCATGAGCGGCTTCGGTTCACAGCGTGTCAAGGGCACTGTCAAGAGTATCATGGTAGATGATGACATCGTCAAGGTAAACCTTTCGCTCTATGATACCGACGGACTTGAAGGATTATATGTACCAAGCAGCCAGTTCAGAGAGACCACAAAAGATGTTGGTAGCGGTGCTTTGAGCAACACTTCAACCCTTACCAACAGTACATCTACTGGAGGTGGCAATCTGGCATCCTGGGGAGCACAAGCCGTTACCAATGCCGTTCAGAAGACAAGCAACGCCATCAGCAAGGCCATCAAGAAGAACTCAGCCAAGCTGAAATACGGAACCTTTGTGTATCTCATCAATTCACGTTCAAACCAGAAAGAAAAATAA
- the traK gene encoding conjugative transposon protein TraK: MVIKNLENKIKLVTIICSLFLVGCIIICISSIWTAKQMVSDAHQKVYVLDGNVPILVQRSTMEETLDVEAKSHVEMFHHYFFTLAPDDKYIKYTMDKAMYLVDETGLAQYNTLKEKGFYSNIMGTSAVFSIFCDSIKFDKEKMEFTYYGRQRIERRTSILTRELVTAGHLKRVPRTDNNPHGLLITNWRTLLNKDIEQKTKLTY, translated from the coding sequence ATGGTAATAAAGAATCTCGAAAACAAAATCAAGTTGGTGACGATCATCTGCTCACTCTTCCTTGTGGGCTGCATCATCATCTGTATCTCCAGCATTTGGACAGCCAAGCAAATGGTTTCGGATGCTCATCAGAAAGTGTATGTGCTGGATGGCAATGTTCCTATTCTCGTTCAGCGTAGCACCATGGAAGAAACACTCGATGTGGAAGCAAAGAGCCATGTGGAGATGTTCCACCATTACTTCTTCACTCTTGCGCCAGATGACAAGTACATCAAATACACAATGGATAAAGCCATGTATCTGGTCGATGAAACGGGTCTTGCGCAGTACAATACATTGAAGGAGAAAGGCTTCTACTCAAACATCATGGGTACAAGTGCCGTATTCAGCATCTTCTGTGACAGTATTAAGTTCGACAAGGAGAAGATGGAGTTCACCTACTATGGCAGACAGCGTATTGAGCGACGCACAAGCATTCTTACCAGAGAACTTGTGACGGCAGGTCATTTGAAGCGTGTTCCCCGTACTGACAACAACCCACATGGTTTGCTGATTACCAACTGGAGAACCCTTCTCAATAAGGATATAGAACAAAAGACCAAACTGACATATTGA
- a CDS encoding DUF5045 domain-containing protein produces the protein MKHLISSRTALCLCGLTLCFNASAQGYVSYNHDAAKMNQITVQEIGAGGLTPAFYYDALHNSYQKSAAKKNKQFFRTMAGVSAYQQVDVADSIKASLTQRAEIEALNIADRQIDIAWLAEGNKINSKLSVFQANIDRIVSAGGSVSDKTRWTEYYKMYKTAIKEMQDAYMPNAQRKQQYLAIYDDITKQNETLISFLIQLSNKRKTTSLLAARLERRTNVASHASSAISRWREAGKKNIGNNSGGSGTDDSDDNNIVRQ, from the coding sequence ATGAAACATTTAATCTCTTCACGGACAGCACTTTGTCTATGTGGCTTGACGTTATGCTTTAACGCATCAGCCCAAGGCTATGTGAGTTACAACCATGATGCAGCCAAGATGAATCAGATTACGGTTCAGGAGATTGGTGCCGGTGGTCTCACTCCTGCATTCTATTATGATGCCTTACACAACAGCTATCAGAAGTCTGCAGCAAAAAAGAACAAGCAGTTTTTCAGAACCATGGCAGGAGTTTCTGCATATCAGCAGGTGGATGTTGCTGACAGTATCAAAGCATCTCTTACCCAACGAGCAGAAATAGAGGCACTCAACATTGCAGACCGGCAGATTGACATTGCCTGGCTTGCAGAAGGAAACAAGATCAACTCCAAGCTCTCGGTCTTTCAAGCGAACATAGACCGAATAGTAAGCGCAGGTGGCTCTGTTTCAGACAAAACACGATGGACAGAATACTACAAGATGTACAAGACAGCCATCAAGGAGATGCAGGATGCCTATATGCCCAATGCCCAGCGCAAGCAGCAGTATCTTGCCATCTATGATGACATTACCAAGCAGAATGAGACACTTATCTCATTTCTGATCCAACTAAGCAACAAGCGAAAGACCACCTCCTTGCTTGCAGCTCGACTTGAAAGAAGAACCAATGTGGCCAGCCACGCATCATCAGCAATCAGCCGATGGCGTGAAGCAGGCAAAAAGAATATAGGAAATAACTCCGGAGGCTCAGGAACTGATGACTCCGACGACAATAACATAGTAAGACAATAA